The Brassica oleracea var. oleracea cultivar TO1000 chromosome C6, BOL, whole genome shotgun sequence genome includes a region encoding these proteins:
- the LOC106297368 gene encoding uncharacterized protein LOC106297368: MAQIVDMTFTAEENDQTEALVPATTTATSRWRCQVDASWSETSDGIGMGFVLFEQEVEVLRGQCKGPQTESPLHAETKSLCWAMTEVSERRVLRVSFESDCQQLVHIIQQNKQWPALDAELDEVETMKSAFKEFSISFISRSANVCGDGLAKDVRSRVQRSSFVEVKDPLRLAIEASLYETF; the protein is encoded by the coding sequence ATGGCACAAATTGTAGATATGACCTTCACGGCAGAGGAAAACGATCAGACGGAAGCTCTCGTACCTGCGACAACAACCGCGACGAGCCGATGGAGATGTCAAGTCGATGCCTCATGGTCGGAGACAAGCGATGGCATAGGGATGGGGTTTGTTCTGTTTGAACAGGAAGTGGAAGTGCTACGAGGACAGTGCAAAGGGCCACAAACAGAATCACCACTACACGCAGAGACAAAAAGCTTATGTTGGGCGATGACGGAGGTAAGCGAACGCCGGGTGTTGCGAGTTAGCTTTGAATCGGATTGCCAGCAGCTCGTGCACATCATCCAGCAGAACAAGCAATGGCCTGCTCTAGACGCAGAACTGGATGAAGTTGAAACCATGAAATCTGCATTTAAAGAGTTTTCTATATCATTTATTTCGCGCTCTGCAAATGTCTGTGGGGATGGTCTTGCTAAAGACGTCCGATCACGAGTGCAACGCTCTAGTTTCGTAGAGGTTAAGGATCCACTAAGGTTAGCCATAGAGGCTAGCTTGTATGAAACATTTTAA